Proteins from one Sphingomonas sp. HF-S4 genomic window:
- a CDS encoding alpha-amylase family glycosyl hydrolase, with the protein MNKLARKHEVDIRDWWRGAVIYQIYPRSFADSNGDGVGDLAGITARLDHVASLGVDAIWLSPFFTSPMRDFGYDIADFCDVDPIFGTLADFDALVARAHALGLKVLIDQVYSHSSDEHCWFKESRSSRDNPRADWYVWADPKADGSPPTNWQSVFGGPAWTWDARRGQYYLHNFLREQPDLNFHNPQVQDATLATAKFWLDRGVDGFRLDALNFSMHDPQLRDNPPAPDTGKPRTRSFDFQQHLYNQSHADIPAFLERIRALTDSYGGRFTVAEVGGPNPEAEMHAFTTGEHRLNSAYSFAFLYADRLTPALVRDAAAGWPAEPGMGWPSWAFENHDAPRAVSRWVGAAHRAAFARMKMLLLLALRGNAILFQGEELGLTQVEIGFADLQDPEAIANWPLTLSRDGVRTPLPWQSGAPALGFTTGKPWLPVGADHAALAVDRQEADAESLLNLTRRLIALRHSSPALMAGTIIIREAGEALLVFERQAPGQTLVCAFNLGAQPLAMPDHLRGRRVIEAVNGATADLLPPFAALVAE; encoded by the coding sequence ATGAACAAACTCGCCCGCAAGCACGAAGTCGACATCCGCGATTGGTGGCGCGGCGCGGTAATCTACCAGATCTATCCGCGCAGCTTCGCCGATTCGAACGGCGACGGCGTCGGCGACCTCGCCGGGATCACCGCGCGACTCGATCATGTCGCCTCCTTGGGCGTCGATGCGATCTGGCTGTCGCCCTTCTTCACCTCGCCGATGCGCGACTTCGGCTACGACATCGCCGATTTCTGCGACGTCGACCCGATCTTCGGCACGCTTGCCGATTTCGACGCGCTGGTCGCTCGCGCGCACGCGCTCGGGCTCAAGGTGCTGATCGACCAGGTTTATTCGCACAGCTCGGACGAGCATTGCTGGTTCAAGGAAAGCCGGTCGTCGCGCGACAATCCCAGGGCCGACTGGTATGTCTGGGCCGATCCCAAGGCGGATGGCTCGCCGCCGACCAACTGGCAGTCGGTATTCGGCGGCCCGGCCTGGACCTGGGACGCGCGCCGCGGCCAATATTACCTCCACAATTTCCTGCGCGAGCAGCCCGACCTCAACTTCCACAACCCGCAAGTCCAGGACGCGACGCTGGCGACGGCGAAGTTCTGGCTCGATCGTGGCGTCGACGGCTTCCGCTTGGACGCGCTCAACTTCTCGATGCACGATCCGCAGCTACGCGATAACCCGCCCGCGCCCGACACCGGCAAGCCGCGGACGCGCAGCTTCGATTTCCAACAGCACCTCTACAATCAGAGCCATGCCGACATCCCGGCGTTCCTCGAACGGATCCGCGCACTGACCGACAGCTATGGCGGCCGCTTCACCGTGGCCGAGGTCGGCGGGCCCAATCCCGAGGCTGAGATGCACGCGTTCACCACCGGCGAGCACCGGCTCAATTCGGCGTACAGCTTCGCCTTTCTCTACGCCGATCGGCTGACTCCCGCGCTGGTTCGCGATGCCGCTGCGGGCTGGCCGGCCGAGCCCGGCATGGGCTGGCCGAGCTGGGCGTTCGAGAATCACGACGCTCCCCGCGCCGTCTCGCGCTGGGTCGGCGCCGCGCATCGCGCTGCCTTCGCGCGTATGAAGATGCTGCTTCTGCTCGCGCTGCGCGGCAATGCGATCCTGTTCCAGGGCGAGGAGCTGGGGCTGACACAGGTCGAGATCGGTTTCGCCGACCTCCAGGATCCCGAGGCGATCGCCAATTGGCCGCTCACCCTCAGCCGCGATGGCGTTCGCACGCCGCTCCCCTGGCAGTCCGGCGCCCCCGCGTTGGGCTTCACCACCGGCAAGCCCTGGCTCCCGGTCGGTGCCGATCATGCCGCGCTCGCCGTCGATCGGCAGGAAGCCGATGCCGAATCGCTGCTCAACCTCACTCGCCGCCTGATCGCGTTGCGCCATTCGAGCCCCGCGCTGATGGCCGGCACGATCATCATCCGCGAAGCCGGCGAGGCGCTGCTGGTGTTCGAGCGGCAGGCGCCTGGCCAGACTTTGGTCTGCGCCTTCAACCTCGGCGCACAGCCGCTGGCGATGCCCGACCATCTGCGCGGACGCCGCGTGATCGAGGCAGTCAACGGCGCCACCGCCGATCTGCTTCCGCCCTTCGCCGCCCTGGTCGCAGAATAG
- a CDS encoding alpha-amylase family glycosyl hydrolase has protein sequence MKLALLLAALLATPAAAQSYRDRLPEDEVVYFLLPDRFENGDTANDRGGLKGDRLVTGFDPTHKGFYHGGDLKGLTRRLDYVEALGATAIWVGPIFRNKPVQGPKGQESAGYHGYWVTDFTRVDPHLGTDAEFKALVDAAHARGIKVYMDIIVNHTADVIQYRECGDCAYRSRADYPYARKGGVAGDAINDGFAGDSVQTAQNFAKLTRSDYAYTPFVPAAEKDVKVPAWLNDPIYYHNRGNSTFAGESSTMGDFAGLDDVATENPRVIKGMIEIFGGWIDRFGIDGFRIDTARHVNPEFWTAFVPAIEARARANHIPNFHIFGEVADPDPAALARHTRVDKLPTVLDFAFARAVNAVSAGEGTDKLATVFAADPLYEGGAATALRLPTFIGNHDQGRAAYFIRKALPDASPSELLARTRLAHAMLLLLRGVPTIYSGDEQGFIGDGDDQSAREGMFASKTADYNDNLLLGTDKTNAVANFDTGHPLFREIAKLSKLRRAHPALTRGRQVLRFASDKPGLFAVSRFDPGTGAEILIAFNSSATAWSGNVEVDPRSGAFTALTGTCPAAPAAPGSLTLSVPAFGYAVCAAGKPQ, from the coding sequence ATGAAACTCGCTCTCCTCCTCGCCGCGTTGCTCGCCACCCCGGCCGCCGCGCAAAGCTATCGCGACCGCCTGCCCGAGGACGAGGTCGTCTATTTCCTCCTCCCCGATCGCTTCGAGAATGGCGACACGGCCAATGATCGCGGGGGGCTGAAAGGCGACCGCCTCGTCACCGGCTTCGACCCCACGCACAAGGGCTTCTACCACGGCGGCGACTTGAAGGGCCTGACCAGGCGGCTCGATTATGTCGAGGCGCTCGGCGCCACCGCGATCTGGGTCGGCCCGATCTTCAGGAACAAGCCCGTCCAGGGCCCCAAGGGCCAGGAATCGGCGGGCTATCACGGCTATTGGGTGACCGATTTTACCCGCGTCGATCCGCATCTCGGCACCGATGCCGAATTCAAGGCCCTGGTCGACGCCGCGCATGCCCGCGGGATCAAGGTCTATATGGACATCATCGTCAATCACACGGCGGACGTGATCCAGTATCGCGAATGCGGCGATTGTGCGTACCGGTCTCGCGCGGACTATCCCTATGCGCGCAAAGGCGGCGTGGCGGGCGACGCGATCAACGACGGATTCGCCGGCGATAGCGTCCAAACGGCTCAAAACTTCGCAAAACTGACCCGTTCCGACTACGCCTACACACCCTTCGTGCCCGCGGCGGAGAAGGACGTGAAGGTCCCCGCCTGGCTCAACGATCCGATCTACTACCACAATCGCGGCAACTCGACCTTCGCGGGCGAAAGCTCGACGATGGGCGATTTCGCCGGGCTCGATGATGTCGCGACCGAGAATCCACGCGTTATCAAGGGGATGATCGAGATCTTCGGCGGCTGGATCGATCGCTTCGGCATCGACGGCTTCCGCATCGACACCGCGCGGCACGTGAACCCCGAATTCTGGACCGCCTTCGTCCCCGCGATCGAAGCGCGCGCCAGGGCGAATCATATCCCGAACTTCCACATCTTCGGCGAAGTCGCCGATCCCGATCCCGCCGCACTCGCACGCCACACGCGGGTGGACAAGCTGCCCACCGTCCTAGACTTCGCCTTCGCCCGCGCGGTCAATGCGGTCAGCGCAGGGGAGGGGACCGACAAGCTCGCCACGGTGTTCGCCGCCGACCCCCTCTACGAAGGCGGCGCCGCGACGGCGCTGCGGCTCCCGACGTTCATCGGCAATCACGATCAGGGCCGAGCGGCGTACTTCATCCGCAAGGCGCTCCCCGATGCCAGCCCATCCGAGCTTCTCGCCCGCACTCGCCTCGCGCATGCAATGCTCCTGCTGCTGCGCGGCGTGCCGACGATCTATTCCGGCGACGAGCAGGGCTTCATCGGCGACGGCGACGACCAGTCGGCGCGCGAAGGCATGTTTGCGAGCAAGACCGCGGACTACAACGACAACCTGTTGCTCGGCACCGACAAGACCAATGCCGTCGCCAATTTCGACACCGGTCATCCGCTGTTCCGTGAGATCGCCAAGCTCTCGAAGCTCCGCCGCGCGCACCCTGCGCTGACCCGCGGCCGGCAGGTGCTCCGCTTTGCCAGCGACAAGCCCGGGCTGTTCGCGGTCTCGCGCTTCGATCCCGGCACTGGTGCCGAAATCCTGATCGCGTTCAATTCGAGCGCCACCGCCTGGTCGGGCAATGTCGAAGTCGACCCTCGCTCGGGCGCCTTCACTGCGCTCACCGGCACCTGCCCGGCCGCGCCCGCCGCGCCAGGGAGCCTTACCTTGTCAGTACCCGCGTTCGGCTATGCCGTCTGCGCTGCCGGAAAGCCGCAATGA